A single Saccharolobus shibatae B12 DNA region contains:
- a CDS encoding FAD-dependent oxidoreductase: MKVGIVGGGIVGLFTAYYLGKEGIRDIIIYEKGFLGAGSIHAAGLIEPYRFDKINTLSMIKKMLKYKMNGSTDIKEVDKLWLIELIKNLEKDPPKEAWDTMREMAKFSLSEYKRMAEEKNDFDYHEDGLLELYHNSKEFENGIEDEKKSPFSPKFEVEEVKGFAGGLFFPELSRISTEKFVDRISREITDNIKVRNEEVNKVSEEGYIGEEKYDLVIVAAGVWSRILKIPLTAFKGYGYRVKGVSKLNRAAVIVDYGLAISPLSDHIKITGGFDADFSIHSKRAEEFLKRAEELVDIQYINDLNMGFRPCSPDGFPIIGRRNNLVLVTGACRLGWSYGPAMGRYAADLALDKVKDLGYISRYYHE, from the coding sequence TTGAAAGTTGGAATTGTAGGAGGGGGAATAGTAGGTTTATTTACCGCTTATTACCTAGGTAAGGAAGGAATAAGAGACATTATAATATATGAAAAAGGTTTTCTAGGAGCTGGTTCAATACATGCTGCAGGCTTAATAGAGCCTTATAGATTTGATAAAATAAATACCCTTAGCATGATTAAAAAGATGTTAAAATATAAAATGAATGGGAGTACTGACATAAAGGAAGTTGACAAACTTTGGTTGATAGAGCTTATTAAGAATCTAGAAAAGGATCCTCCAAAGGAAGCTTGGGATACGATGAGAGAAATGGCTAAATTTTCTCTATCGGAATACAAGAGAATGGCTGAGGAAAAGAACGATTTCGATTATCATGAAGATGGTCTTCTTGAATTGTATCATAATTCTAAAGAGTTTGAAAATGGAATAGAGGATGAGAAAAAGAGTCCGTTTAGTCCTAAGTTTGAAGTTGAGGAAGTAAAGGGTTTTGCAGGTGGGTTATTCTTTCCGGAACTAAGTAGAATATCTACTGAAAAATTCGTTGATAGAATTTCAAGAGAAATTACCGACAATATAAAGGTTAGAAATGAAGAGGTTAATAAGGTATCTGAAGAGGGATACATAGGCGAGGAAAAGTATGATTTGGTAATAGTAGCAGCTGGAGTTTGGTCTAGAATCCTCAAAATTCCACTAACTGCGTTTAAGGGTTATGGGTATAGAGTTAAAGGCGTTAGTAAGCTAAATCGCGCAGCAGTTATTGTGGATTATGGTCTAGCTATCTCACCTTTAAGTGATCATATAAAGATAACTGGAGGATTCGATGCGGACTTTTCCATTCACTCCAAAAGAGCTGAAGAATTTCTAAAAAGAGCTGAAGAATTAGTTGATATCCAATACATTAATGATTTAAACATGGGCTTTAGGCCATGTTCACCAGATGGTTTCCCAATAATTGGGAGGAGAAATAATCTAGTATTAGTCACTGGAGCGTGTAGGTTAGGATGGAGTTATGGACCAGCTATGGGTAGATATGCCGCTGATTTAGCCCTAGATAAGGTGAAAGATCTTGGTTATATTTCACGATACTATCACGAATAA
- a CDS encoding YidH family protein, with amino-acid sequence MSNSDHLANERTLLAWIRTGIALIGFGFVIAKFVLFLHLLKPTGNTQSASIIYGEVMIILGIITILYGLYAYLAYEKDLEKGSIKPKKTENTIFSVIIIIFAIFLSFLLLF; translated from the coding sequence ATGTCAAACTCAGATCATCTAGCAAATGAAAGGACCTTATTAGCATGGATAAGAACTGGAATTGCTCTTATAGGTTTTGGCTTTGTTATAGCTAAATTCGTACTCTTTCTACATCTTCTAAAGCCAACTGGTAATACTCAGTCTGCGTCAATAATTTACGGTGAGGTCATGATAATTTTAGGTATAATAACCATACTTTACGGTTTATATGCGTATTTAGCTTACGAAAAGGATTTAGAGAAAGGTTCTATCAAACCAAAAAAGACTGAGAATACTATTTTTTCTGTTATAATTATAATTTTTGCAATATTTCTATCATTCCTTCTGCTGTTCTAA
- a CDS encoding glycosyltransferase produces the protein MKRIESLWLPEDIKKVWMITFELQKIASVGGLGNAVYNMAKHLAEKGIDVTVFMPSHGRHLNEYYRSLLSLRHIDMVVEGRRKGLDNNYYHYKIGFEEGKIDNFKVILVKGLDYNTGRILDSWNVYDSTMEKTSLLTRGLEGFTLDNLSNLPDIIHAQDWHAVIPAVRIKQLLEERRIIIPVIYTIHLLNYIGVPWHYASQDWSGIEDCWHYIWMVARHELHKYSYVWDVLSNGKIEKFGCYEADMVSSVSYSYLSFDVFNFVGNWVANKSCVTYNGTDWDVEEIQNKAVTVYGTKDRRELRRRLLSSLHSLRVIPEDYTTGNMLWNSRGKLGLRDDWTFDDLGEGPLVLFTGRLVYQKGIDLLFRAMKAVANEINNARLLVFGIPSGDYNLLWDIIERASEIRDNMRLILGRMDLDLYKLFHYVSSVLVIPSRWEPFGINSIEAMAMGLPVIAYAVGGLRETVVDIREDKNNGTGFLIKPESIDELARAIKNALYLSEASELNRSDLLYKASEVKVDDTRYWEKVRENAITRVKTRFRWDAVINSLIECYRRTLDMAKYRALASF, from the coding sequence ATGAAAAGGATTGAATCACTGTGGTTACCTGAGGACATTAAAAAAGTGTGGATGATAACATTTGAATTGCAAAAGATAGCAAGTGTAGGAGGATTAGGAAATGCTGTATATAACATGGCTAAACATCTAGCTGAAAAGGGAATAGATGTTACGGTTTTCATGCCATCTCATGGAAGGCATCTAAATGAATACTATAGGTCTCTCTTAAGTTTGAGGCACATTGACATGGTTGTTGAGGGAAGAAGAAAGGGATTAGATAATAACTATTATCATTATAAAATAGGGTTTGAAGAAGGAAAAATAGATAATTTCAAGGTGATTTTGGTAAAAGGATTAGATTATAACACTGGTAGAATATTGGATTCATGGAACGTATATGACAGCACAATGGAGAAAACTTCGCTCCTTACAAGAGGATTAGAGGGGTTCACTTTAGACAATCTATCTAACCTTCCAGATATAATCCATGCACAAGATTGGCACGCTGTAATTCCCGCAGTAAGGATAAAACAACTCTTGGAAGAGAGACGAATAATCATCCCAGTTATTTACACCATTCACTTGCTGAATTACATTGGCGTACCTTGGCACTACGCTTCTCAAGACTGGTCTGGAATTGAGGATTGCTGGCATTATATTTGGATGGTAGCTAGGCATGAATTACACAAATATTCATATGTATGGGATGTGTTATCAAATGGAAAAATTGAGAAATTCGGTTGTTACGAGGCTGATATGGTGAGTAGTGTAAGCTATAGTTATTTAAGTTTTGACGTATTCAATTTTGTAGGAAATTGGGTAGCCAATAAGTCATGTGTAACGTATAATGGCACAGATTGGGATGTAGAAGAGATCCAGAATAAGGCTGTTACCGTGTATGGAACTAAGGACAGAAGGGAGTTAAGGAGAAGGCTCCTTTCATCTCTACATTCACTCAGAGTTATTCCAGAGGACTACACTACCGGCAATATGCTATGGAATAGTAGGGGTAAGTTAGGGTTAAGGGATGATTGGACTTTCGATGATTTAGGGGAAGGGCCCTTGGTTTTATTTACTGGGAGATTAGTGTATCAAAAGGGTATAGATTTACTTTTTAGGGCTATGAAGGCAGTTGCGAATGAAATAAATAATGCTAGACTCTTAGTTTTTGGAATTCCGTCCGGAGATTATAACTTGCTTTGGGATATTATAGAGAGAGCTTCAGAAATTAGGGATAACATGAGGCTAATATTAGGTAGAATGGATTTAGATCTATATAAGCTATTTCATTACGTGTCCTCAGTCCTCGTAATTCCATCTAGATGGGAACCGTTTGGTATAAATTCCATAGAGGCTATGGCTATGGGATTACCAGTAATTGCCTATGCTGTAGGGGGTTTAAGAGAGACAGTCGTTGACATTAGAGAGGATAAAAATAATGGCACAGGTTTCTTGATTAAGCCTGAAAGTATAGACGAATTAGCTAGAGCTATAAAAAATGCGTTATATTTGTCAGAGGCTTCGGAGCTTAATAGAAGCGATTTGCTATATAAGGCTAGTGAGGTTAAAGTAGATGATACGAGATACTGGGAGAAGGTACGTGAAAATGCAATAACTAGGGTTAAGACTAGATTTAGATGGGATGCAGTTATAAACTCTTTAATCGAGTGTTATAGACGGACTCTCGATATGGCTAAATATAGGGCTTTAGCCTCCTTTTGA
- a CDS encoding glycoside hydrolase family 57 protein, translating to MKRIILGFEVHQPFRIRRDFFWNPRFRQSLEDRFFDTERNKDIFERIKKNCYIPATNIILNSIERAEEEGKDVKYFFSISGTFLEQAERWGKEVIDLFQQLAYTHKVEFLAQTYYHSVTGLWEDKSEWREQVKMHRDAIKSYFGQYPSTFENTELITKRDIIEEAEKMGFKMMLSEGTSRNLRGRSPNYVYKLKGHEIRILFRNYILSDDIAFRFSNPNWDQYPLTASKYADWISKSEGNVGLVFVDYETFGEHHKEHTGILEFLKWLPIELENKGVEMMMPKDVYNDVYDEIEISHTTSWADIEKDEKSWLGNIMQWAYDDAVRRAEMPSRELGNEYLRVWRYFTTSDNYYYLYLGHGSPAEVHSYFNAFGSPIDAFINEFYAISTFIHEEINKLNIKNEPYIFMLGDKRASIAWNEKEFMEIVMRDERFKSHLKNLRQWLGNEKD from the coding sequence ATGAAAAGAATAATATTAGGATTTGAAGTTCATCAGCCGTTCAGGATTAGAAGAGATTTCTTTTGGAACCCGAGATTTAGGCAAAGCTTAGAGGATAGGTTTTTCGATACTGAAAGAAATAAGGATATATTTGAGAGAATAAAGAAAAACTGCTATATCCCTGCAACTAATATAATACTAAACTCCATTGAAAGAGCTGAAGAGGAAGGTAAAGACGTTAAATACTTCTTTTCAATTTCAGGTACTTTCTTAGAGCAAGCTGAAAGATGGGGAAAAGAAGTAATAGACTTGTTTCAACAGTTGGCTTACACGCACAAAGTTGAATTTCTAGCACAAACATACTATCATTCAGTAACTGGTCTTTGGGAGGATAAAAGTGAATGGAGAGAGCAAGTTAAGATGCATAGGGATGCTATAAAATCGTATTTTGGGCAATATCCTAGTACTTTTGAAAACACTGAATTAATAACTAAAAGGGATATTATAGAAGAAGCTGAAAAGATGGGCTTTAAGATGATGTTAAGTGAAGGGACTAGTAGGAATTTAAGGGGAAGAAGTCCAAATTATGTCTATAAATTAAAGGGACATGAGATTAGAATATTGTTTAGAAATTATATATTAAGTGATGATATAGCCTTCAGGTTTTCTAATCCAAATTGGGATCAATATCCGTTAACAGCTTCCAAATATGCTGATTGGATAAGTAAGAGTGAGGGAAATGTGGGATTAGTATTCGTAGATTACGAGACTTTTGGAGAACATCACAAAGAGCATACTGGAATTTTAGAATTTCTCAAATGGCTACCAATAGAGCTTGAGAATAAAGGGGTGGAGATGATGATGCCAAAGGACGTTTACAATGATGTCTATGATGAAATAGAGATCTCTCACACTACCTCATGGGCGGATATAGAAAAGGATGAGAAAAGTTGGTTAGGTAATATAATGCAATGGGCTTACGACGACGCAGTTAGAAGGGCTGAGATGCCCTCAAGGGAATTGGGGAATGAGTACTTAAGAGTTTGGAGGTATTTCACTACAAGTGATAATTACTATTATCTTTATTTAGGGCATGGGAGTCCAGCTGAAGTACATTCCTATTTCAATGCCTTTGGATCTCCTATAGATGCGTTTATAAATGAATTTTATGCAATATCAACATTTATACATGAAGAGATAAATAAATTAAATATTAAGAATGAGCCTTATATATTTATGTTAGGAGATAAGAGAGCGTCAATAGCTTGGAATGAAAAAGAATTCATGGAAATTGTAATGAGAGATGAAAGGTTTAAATCTCATTTGAAAAACTTAAGGCAGTGGTTAGGAAATGAAAAGGATTGA
- a CDS encoding DUF1955 domain-containing protein yields the protein MSESQELRKKLIEAKKLILDGFVEQGIELLSKTITPENIKESNWIICNIIDTADCDAVVKTLDSIGKIFDTSPCANIKRIVYCYALMNKVSEYVDLALDIIVKSNKKDALDKLYNDLKNEKINPEFLLKMGIAYKKLGAVRESNEVLRKACENGLKEACENIKEIASKIM from the coding sequence ATGAGCGAGAGCCAAGAACTAAGAAAAAAATTAATTGAAGCTAAAAAACTGATATTAGATGGCTTTGTCGAACAAGGAATTGAACTTCTCTCTAAGACAATTACCCCAGAAAACATTAAAGAGTCAAACTGGATTATATGCAATATAATAGATACAGCAGATTGCGATGCAGTTGTAAAGACCCTAGATTCCATAGGGAAAATATTTGATACGTCACCTTGCGCTAATATAAAGAGAATAGTTTACTGTTATGCGTTAATGAATAAGGTGAGTGAATATGTTGATTTAGCACTAGACATTATTGTCAAGTCGAATAAAAAGGATGCATTAGATAAACTATATAATGATTTGAAAAATGAAAAAATTAATCCAGAGTTCTTATTAAAGATGGGCATTGCATATAAGAAATTAGGTGCAGTCAGAGAAAGTAATGAAGTCCTAAGGAAGGCATGTGAAAATGGATTAAAAGAGGCATGTGAAAACATTAAAGAAATAGCTAGTAAGATTATGTAA
- the pyk gene encoding pyruvate kinase — translation MRKTKIVATLGPSSEEKVKELAEYVDVFRINFAHGDETSHKKYFDLIRTYAPESSILVDLPGPKLRLGELKEPIEVKKGDKIIFSQKDGIPVDDELFYSAVKENSYILIADGTIRVRVTSKSKDKVEGIVVEGGLLLSRKGINIPNVSLKSGITDNDLKLLKRALDLGADYIGLSFVISEDDVKKVKEFVKDEAWIIAKIEKSEALKNLTNIVRESDGIMVARGDLGVETGLENLPLIQRRIVRISRVFGKPVILATQVLTSMINSPIPTRAEIIDISNSIMQGVDSIMLSDETAIGNYAVESVRTLHNIISNVEKSIKHGPIGPLNSESDAIALAAVNASKISKADVIVVYSRSGNSILRVSRLRPERNIIGISPDPKLSKKFKLCYGVIPLSISKKMESIDEIIDVSTKLMEEKVKDLRFKKIVIVGGDPKQEAGKTNFVIVKTLEQQKE, via the coding sequence ATGAGAAAAACTAAAATAGTTGCCACTTTAGGTCCTTCCTCAGAGGAAAAAGTAAAGGAGCTTGCTGAATACGTTGATGTTTTTAGAATAAATTTTGCTCATGGTGATGAAACATCTCACAAGAAGTATTTTGATCTCATTAGGACATACGCACCAGAGTCTAGCATCTTAGTAGATTTGCCAGGGCCTAAATTGAGACTGGGAGAGCTTAAAGAACCAATAGAGGTGAAGAAAGGAGATAAAATAATTTTCTCCCAAAAAGATGGAATTCCAGTTGATGATGAGCTATTCTATTCCGCTGTAAAAGAAAACTCATACATCTTAATTGCAGATGGAACAATACGTGTAAGGGTCACGTCGAAAAGTAAGGATAAAGTAGAGGGAATTGTTGTAGAGGGTGGACTTTTATTATCAAGAAAAGGAATAAATATCCCTAACGTTAGTCTAAAATCTGGGATAACAGATAACGATTTAAAACTTTTGAAAAGAGCGTTGGATCTGGGAGCAGATTACATAGGTCTCTCTTTTGTAATCAGTGAAGATGATGTAAAGAAGGTAAAGGAATTTGTAAAAGATGAAGCGTGGATTATCGCAAAGATAGAGAAGAGTGAGGCGTTAAAGAACCTGACCAATATTGTTAGGGAATCAGATGGAATAATGGTAGCCAGAGGCGATTTGGGAGTTGAGACTGGGCTAGAAAATTTGCCTTTAATTCAAAGGAGAATAGTAAGGATCTCAAGAGTATTTGGTAAACCCGTCATTTTAGCAACTCAAGTATTGACTTCAATGATAAACAGTCCTATACCTACTAGGGCGGAAATTATAGATATCTCTAACTCAATCATGCAGGGCGTAGACTCTATAATGTTAAGCGATGAAACTGCCATAGGTAATTACGCAGTTGAAAGCGTAAGAACTCTTCATAATATTATAAGCAATGTGGAAAAGAGTATAAAACACGGGCCAATTGGGCCACTTAATAGTGAAAGTGATGCAATAGCTTTAGCTGCTGTAAACGCAAGTAAAATATCTAAAGCAGACGTAATAGTAGTGTATAGTAGATCAGGAAATTCGATATTGCGTGTATCGAGATTAAGGCCTGAACGTAACATAATAGGGATCTCTCCCGATCCTAAACTATCTAAGAAGTTTAAGCTATGTTATGGTGTAATACCTCTAAGTATAAGCAAGAAAATGGAATCAATAGACGAGATAATAGACGTTTCCACCAAGCTAATGGAGGAAAAAGTTAAGGACTTAAGATTTAAAAAAATTGTCATTGTAGGAGGGGATCCAAAACAAGAGGCAGGGAAGACTAACTTCGTCATAGTCAAGACATTAGAACAGCAGAAGGAATGA
- the rpiA gene encoding ribose 5-phosphate isomerase A: protein MDPKELLATYALNYLREKKIIGVGTGKTVKKLIEVLSKEENLKETVLFVASSFDTEIELSKHGLKVISLLSAIQPEIYVDSFDVVTKDGIMIKGGGGALLREKLLTYFSKYRIFIGEFNKLKDSKLIDVPIEVVSIGVSYVKDKLEKMGFAVKIREGSGKMGPIISDNGNAILDVSVKTENLCEFDRMIKTIPSVIETGIFCKELYNKIILANEEGRIEELYAGDGI, encoded by the coding sequence GTGGATCCAAAGGAATTATTGGCAACGTATGCTTTGAACTATCTAAGAGAAAAGAAGATAATAGGTGTTGGTACAGGAAAAACTGTTAAAAAATTGATAGAAGTTTTGAGCAAGGAAGAAAATCTTAAAGAAACTGTATTATTCGTTGCGAGTTCGTTCGATACTGAAATCGAATTAAGTAAACACGGTCTTAAAGTAATTTCACTTCTTTCTGCTATTCAACCTGAAATTTACGTTGATAGTTTCGATGTAGTTACCAAAGACGGTATAATGATAAAGGGTGGAGGAGGTGCCTTGCTTAGAGAGAAGCTTTTAACATATTTTTCTAAGTATAGGATTTTCATAGGAGAATTCAATAAGTTAAAGGACTCTAAACTAATTGACGTTCCAATTGAGGTCGTAAGCATCGGCGTAAGTTATGTCAAAGATAAGCTAGAGAAAATGGGATTTGCTGTAAAAATAAGAGAGGGAAGCGGTAAAATGGGACCAATTATTTCAGATAATGGAAATGCGATTTTAGATGTTTCTGTTAAGACTGAAAATTTATGCGAGTTTGACAGAATGATAAAGACCATTCCATCAGTAATAGAAACTGGGATTTTCTGTAAGGAATTATATAATAAGATAATATTGGCTAATGAAGAAGGTAGGATTGAGGAACTGTATGCGGGGGACGGGATTTGA